GGGCGAGATTGCGGTCTTCGCCAGCATCTCGCTGACCCGCCAGCTGCTGTTCGCGGGCCTGCTGGACTCGCTGATGCTGATGGTCCACCCCGTTATTGCGGGGAGCGGGCGGCGGCTGTTCGAGGACGGCGACCCCGTAACGCGGCTGGAGCTGCAGGATTCCCAGCGCACCAGCAAGGGAAACATGATCCTCAGCTACGGTGTCCGCGCAGCATAAGGCGGACAGCGACGTTGCGGCAGCTTTGCCGCCCCTAAACTGGATTGGTGCTCCCTTCACTTTGGCTGGCCCTGGCCGGCGCCGGCGTCCTGATCAGCTTCACTCCCGGAGCGGGTGCCATCAACACGATGAGCAACTCGCTGAACTCGGGTTTCCGGCGCTCCATCTGGGGAATCCTGGGCCAGCAGGCCGCGCTGGTGATCCACGTCCTGATCGTGGCACTGGGCGTGGGCGTCCTGGTGGCCAGCTCCCCTGTGGCATTCAACGTGATCCGGTACGCAGGAGCTGCCTACCTGGTCTATCTGGGCATCCGGCAGTTCCTGCACAAGCCCGATCTCGACCAGGAGAAAGCCGCCGAGCTCCGGAATGAACCGGCCGCCTCCATGTTCCGGCGCGGTCTGTGGGTCAACCTGCTGAACCCCAAGGCCATCGTCTTCTTCCTGGCCTTCATGCCGCAGTTCATCAGGCCTGAGCAGCCGCTGCTGCCCCAGTATTTGGTCCTGACGGCCACCGTGGTGGTCATCGACATCCTGGTCATGTGGTTCTTCTTTGCCGCCGCGGCCAAGTCATTCCAGCGGTTCACGCACAACGCGCACGGGCAGAAAGTCCTCAACCGGACATTCGGGGTGCTCTTCGTGGCCGTGGGCATCCTGCTGGCGCTGATCCACTAGCGGGGGTTGGTCCACTAGCGCGGCCCGCGAAAACAAGGCCACAACTGCCCGTTCGCGCTTAAAGCGCCGACTGCCCGAACCCGGATCCATGCCAGGATCCGGGTTCGGGCAGCTTTGGTTAGGGCTGCAGCTTTGGTTAGGGCTGCAGCTGCCCGTTCGCGGGCGTGAGCTTCCGCAGGTCCGCTTTCCGGATTTTGCCGCTGGCCGTCCGGGGCATCTCGTCCACGAACACCACCGACTTGGGGATCTTGTAGCGGGCCAGCCGGCCATCCAGGTGGGCCCGCAGCTGTTCTTCGCTCAGCTGTGCGCCCTCCCGCAGGAGCACCACGGCCCGCGGCACTTCACCCCACTTTTCGTCCGGCACACCGATCACCGCAACGCTGCCGACGGCGTCGAGCTCGGTGATGGCCTGCTCCACCTCCGCCGGATAGATGTTCTCGCCGCCGGAGATGATCATGTCCTTGAGCCGGTCCGAGATGAACACGAAACCGTCGTCGTCCTTGTAGCCCATGTCGCCGGACTTGAACCAGCCGTCCCCGGTGTAGGAGTCGGCGGTCGAGTCGGGACGGTTCCAGTATTCGTGGATGACGTTCGGGCCCTTGATCTGTATCTCGCCCACCGTGCCCGGTTCCGCGGGCATTGCGTCAGGATTGGCCAGGTCCGCTATCCGGACCTCCGTGAAGAAGTGCGGAAGTCCGGACGATCCTGCCTTGTCCCGGGACCGCGCCGCCGGCAGCGTGGTGGCTCCCGGCGCCGTCTCGGTCATCCCATAGCCGTTGGAGAAGCGCAGCCCGCGTTTCTCGTAGGCCTCCAGCACGCGCACCGGCACAGCTGATCCGCCGCAGGTGAGCTTGTTCAGGGAGCTGAGGTCCGTGGCTTCCCAGGCGGGATGTTCGCAGAGCATCTGGTACGTGGTGGGCACACCGCTGATGGTGGTGGCCCGGTGGTGCTCGATGAGCTGCAGGGTCCGGAGCGGATCGAACCTGGGTTCCAGGACCACGGTGCCGCCTTTGAGGAGCGTGGGCAGGACGCCCATGTCCAGGGAGGCCACGTGGAACATCGGCGAGATCATCAGGGCAACGTCCGTGGAGGCGAAGTCGAAATCGACAATCACGTTCATGCAGTTCCAGGTGATGTTTCCGTGTGTCAGCAGGGCGCCTTTGGGATGTCCGGTGGTTCCGGACGTGTAGAGGATCATGGCGCCGTCGTCCAGGCCCACCGGCTCGTCCGGGGCCACGTCCGCGCCGGACGCGACGACGTCCTCATAGTCCTCGGCCGCCGTCGTGCCTTCCTGTCGGGTGTCACCGGGGGAACGGTCGACGGCGATCCGCCGGCCTACCGCCGTCCCCGCCCCGCCGCGGACCGCCAGGTCCGAAAGGCTGTCGGCGTGCACCAGCAGGACTGCGCCGCAGTCCCGGAGCTGGAACTGGATTTCGGGCGGAGCCAGGCGCGTGTTGAGGGGGACGAAGACGGCCCCGGCCAGGCCGCAGGCGAAGAGTGTCTCCAGGAAGGACGGATCGTTCTCGCCCAGGTAGGCCACCCGGTCCCCGCGGGCAACGCCGCGGTCGCGGAAGGCGTTGGCGAGCCGGCTGGAGCGTTCCGCCAATTCCTCGTAGCTGAGCTCCCGGTCGCCGGCGATGATTGCTGTCTTGTTGCCCGACTTCGGGCGGCGCCGTTGCAGCCACGAGCCGATGCCAAAATTTTCCACGGCAAATCCTTTCTAATTAGACGGTAGTCCCTGGTGGCCGGATCAGGGCCGGACGGTCTGGAGATCGTTGTTCCTGGGCTCCCGGGTCAGCAGAATGAAGACGATCGAGACCACAGACATGATGGCCAGGTACCAAACCACGGAGCCCGTGTTCTGACCGGAATCCTTGAAGATCTGCGCCACGATGCCGGGCGTGAAGCCTGCACCGAGCAGCGTTGCCAGCTGGTAGCCCAGCGAGGCGCCCGTGTAGCGGGACGTGGTGCCGAACTGCTCGGACACGAACGCTGCGAGCGGCCCGAAGAGCGTGGAATGGATCATGAGCCCCACCGCGAACGCCACGAAGATCAGCATGATGTTGTTGGAGGACAGCAGCTGGAACATCGGCACGAGGTAGGTGATGAACACCAGCAGTCCGCCCACCATCACGGGCCGCCGCCCGAGCTTGTCCGAGAGCCTTCCGCCCAGGACCACAAAGACGATGGAGACCAGGGACGCGGCGGCGTAGGCGTAGAGCACTCCCTGCCGGTCGGCGCCCTTGGAGACGGCGAACGTCACAGCGAACGTTGCCAGCACCACCTGAAGGGCGAACCCCGCGGCGCCGGCCAGCATGGTGAAGATCAGCGTCTTGGGCCGGCGGAGCACCTGCAGTAGCGGGATTTCGCGGCGCACCGGAGCGGCGCTGCCCTGCGCGCCTTCGGCCTGGTCTCCTTCGGCCTGGTCTCCTTCTGCCTGTTCGGCGTCTTCCTGCTCCCGCTTCTCCTGTTCAAGGGCCGCCTTGAAGATGGGGCTCTCGGAGACCTTCAGGCGGACAAACATGCCCACGCCCAGCAGCACGAAGGAGAGCAGGAACGGCACGCGCCAGCCCCAGGCGAGGAACTGGTCGTTCGGCAGGGAAGAGAACGCGCCCAGGATGAACGTGCCCAGCACGGCGCCGGTCGGGGCGCCGGCGTTCACGAACGACGCCGCAAAGCCCCGCCGTCCGGACTCCGAGTGTTCCAGCGCCATCAGGGCGGCGCCGCCCCACTCGCCGCCGACGGCGATGCCCTGGAAGACACGGAGGATCACCAGCATCACGGCGCCCCAAGGGCCAACCACGGAGGCCCCCGGGACCAGGCCGATGAGCGTGGAGGCCACACCCATGACCAGCATTGACACAATGAGCATTCCCTTGCGGCCCACCCTGTCGCCGAAGTGGCCGAAGATGATGCCGCCCAGCGGGCGTGCCACGTAGCCGGCGGCGAAGGTGCCGTAGGCGGCCACCACGCCTACCCAGTCGTCCATTCCGGAGAAGAAGACCTTGGGGAAGACCACCGCGGCGGCCGTGGCGTAGAGGAGGAAGTCGTAGTACTCGATGGTGCTGCCCAGATAGCTGGAGGCGATGACCGTGCGCGCTTCCTTGCGGCGTTCGGCAGTACCCATGGCTTGGAGCTGAGTGAGTCCGGACATTGCTGTTCCTTAGGACAGAGGGACAAAAGGGTTGGTTACTTGTAGGAGCGGAAAACTGTAGAAGCG
This genomic window from Arthrobacter sp. 24S4-2 contains:
- a CDS encoding MFS transporter; the encoded protein is MSGLTQLQAMGTAERRKEARTVIASSYLGSTIEYYDFLLYATAAAVVFPKVFFSGMDDWVGVVAAYGTFAAGYVARPLGGIIFGHFGDRVGRKGMLIVSMLVMGVASTLIGLVPGASVVGPWGAVMLVILRVFQGIAVGGEWGGAALMALEHSESGRRGFAASFVNAGAPTGAVLGTFILGAFSSLPNDQFLAWGWRVPFLLSFVLLGVGMFVRLKVSESPIFKAALEQEKREQEDAEQAEGDQAEGDQAEGAQGSAAPVRREIPLLQVLRRPKTLIFTMLAGAAGFALQVVLATFAVTFAVSKGADRQGVLYAYAAASLVSIVFVVLGGRLSDKLGRRPVMVGGLLVFITYLVPMFQLLSSNNIMLIFVAFAVGLMIHSTLFGPLAAFVSEQFGTTSRYTGASLGYQLATLLGAGFTPGIVAQIFKDSGQNTGSVVWYLAIMSVVSIVFILLTREPRNNDLQTVRP
- a CDS encoding LysE family transporter yields the protein MLPSLWLALAGAGVLISFTPGAGAINTMSNSLNSGFRRSIWGILGQQAALVIHVLIVALGVGVLVASSPVAFNVIRYAGAAYLVYLGIRQFLHKPDLDQEKAAELRNEPAASMFRRGLWVNLLNPKAIVFFLAFMPQFIRPEQPLLPQYLVLTATVVVIDILVMWFFFAAAAKSFQRFTHNAHGQKVLNRTFGVLFVAVGILLALIH
- a CDS encoding long-chain fatty acid--CoA ligase yields the protein MENFGIGSWLQRRRPKSGNKTAIIAGDRELSYEELAERSSRLANAFRDRGVARGDRVAYLGENDPSFLETLFACGLAGAVFVPLNTRLAPPEIQFQLRDCGAVLLVHADSLSDLAVRGGAGTAVGRRIAVDRSPGDTRQEGTTAAEDYEDVVASGADVAPDEPVGLDDGAMILYTSGTTGHPKGALLTHGNITWNCMNVIVDFDFASTDVALMISPMFHVASLDMGVLPTLLKGGTVVLEPRFDPLRTLQLIEHHRATTISGVPTTYQMLCEHPAWEATDLSSLNKLTCGGSAVPVRVLEAYEKRGLRFSNGYGMTETAPGATTLPAARSRDKAGSSGLPHFFTEVRIADLANPDAMPAEPGTVGEIQIKGPNVIHEYWNRPDSTADSYTGDGWFKSGDMGYKDDDGFVFISDRLKDMIISGGENIYPAEVEQAITELDAVGSVAVIGVPDEKWGEVPRAVVLLREGAQLSEEQLRAHLDGRLARYKIPKSVVFVDEMPRTASGKIRKADLRKLTPANGQLQP